The following are encoded in a window of Panicum virgatum strain AP13 chromosome 5N, P.virgatum_v5, whole genome shotgun sequence genomic DNA:
- the LOC120675571 gene encoding ABC transporter B family member 20-like yields the protein MVSRGLFGWSPPHVQPLTPVSETSEPPESPSPYAADLGRGGDGAPPPDDDAQPPLDDADDDPDPPPAAVPFKRLFACADRHDWALMAAGSLAAAAHGVALVVYLHLFGRAINSLHGRHTHDLFHNINQHALYFLYIAIGVFFAGWIEVSCWILTGERQTAVIRSKYVQVLLNQDMSFFDTYGNNGDIVSQVLSDVLLIQSALSEKVGNYIHNMATFFGGLVIGLVNCWQIALLTLATGPFIVAAGGISNIFLHRLAENIQDAYGEAASIAEQAILYIRTLYSFTNETLAKYSYATSLQATLRYGILISLVQGLGLGFTYGLAICSCALQLWVGRFLISHGRANGGEVVVALFAIILSGLGLNQAATNFYSFEQGRIAAYRLYEMISRSTSTVNQDGHTLSSVQGNIEFRNVYFSYLSRPEIPILSGFYLTVPARKTVALVGRNGSGKSSIIPLMERFYDPTLGEVLLDGENIKNLKLEWLRSQIGLVTQEPALLSLSIRENIAYGRSATTDQIEEAAKTAHVHAFISSLEKGYETQVGRAGLSLTEEQKIKLSIARAVLSNPSILLLDEVTGALDFEAEKAVQEALDILMLGRSTIIIARRLSLIRNADYIAVMEEGQLVEMGTHEELLNLDGLYAELLRCEEAAKLPKRTPIRNYKELSSFQIERDSSASHSFQESSSPNMSKSPSLQKTHGFLTFRNSDANHNSHESPNIQSPPAEQMAEARLPMVASERAPSIKRQDSFEMKLPDLPKIDVPLHRQSSNTSDPESPISPLLTSDPKNERSHSKTFSRPPDIFDSFHAEDSRKPQTKAPSFWRLAELSLAEYFYALLGSAGAACFGSFNPLLAYTISLIVVAYYKIGVHDVHDEVNKYCSFIVGMGIITVLANFLQHFYFGIMGEKMTERVRRMMFSAILRNEVGWFDDEDNSADILSMRLANDATFVRAAFSNRLSIFIQDTSAIFVALLLGMLLQWRVALVALATLPILIISAVAQKMWLSGFSRGIQEMHRKASLVLEDAVRNIYTVVAFCAGNKIMELYRLQLGDILTKSFIHGMGIGVAFGFSQFLLFACNALLLWYTAAAVKDGHLSLVTALKEYIVFSFATFALVEPFGLAPYILKRRKSLTSVFEIIDRVPKIDPDDASGLKPPNVYGSIEFRNVDFCNPTRPEMMVLSNFSLRVNGGQTVAVVGVSGSGKSTIVSLIERFYDPNAGQVLLDGRDLKLFNLRWLRSHMGLVPQDPVTFSTTIRENIIYARHNATESEMKEAARIANAHHFISSLPHGYDTHVGMRGVDLTPGQKQRIAIARVVLKNAPILLLDEASSAIESESSRVVQEALDTLIMGNKTTVLIAHRAAMMKHVDNIVVLNGGRIVEQGYHDSLVQLNALYVKLMQPHFSKGFRQRRLI from the exons ATGGTGTCGCGGGGGCTCTTCGGCTGGTCCCCGCCCCACGTCCAGCCGCTCACGCCCGTCTCCGAGACCTCCGAGCCGCCCGAGTCGCCCTCTCCCTACGCAGCCGACCTCGGCCGCGGAGGGGACGGCGCCCCGCCGCCCGACGACGACGCCCAACCGCCCCTCGACGATGCCGACGACGACCCcgacccgccgcccgccgccgtccccttcaAGCGCCTCTTCGCCTGCGCCGACCGCCACGACTGGGCGCTCATGGCCGCCGGCAGCCTCGCAGCCGCTGCCCACGGGGTCGCGCTCGTCGTCTACCTCCACCTCTTCGGGAGGGCCATCAACTCGCTCCATGGCCGACACACGCACGACCTCTTCCACAACATCAACCAG CACGCCTTATACTTCCTCTATATAGCCATTGGCGTTTTCTTTGCTGGATGGATAG AGGTTTCGTGCTGGATTTTGACTGGGGAAAGACAGACGGCAGTGATTAGATCCAAGTATGTTCAAGTCCTGTTGAACCAAGACATGAGTTTCTTTGATACCTACGGCAACAACGGTGATATTGTCAGTCAAGTACTGAGCGATGTCTTGCTCATTCAGTCTGCTCTAAGTGAGAAG GTTGGAAACTATATTCACAACATGGCTACATTTTTTGGCGGTCTTGTCATTGGTTTGGTCAACTGCTGGCAAATAGCTTTATTGACATTAGCAACCGGGCCCTTCATTGTTGCTGCGGGAGGAATTTCAAACATATTTCTCCACAGGCTTGCAGAAAATATTCAGGATGCTTATGGTGAGGCAGCAAGCATTGCTGAACAG GCAATCTTGTACATTAGGACTTTGTACTCCTTCACAAATGAGACCCTTGCAAAATATTCTTATGCTACTTCACTTCAAGCAACATTGCGCTATGGAATACTCATAAGTTTGGTGCAAGGTCTTGGTCTTGGCTTTACATATGGGCTTGCCATATGTTCTTGTGCCTTACAACTTTGGGTTGGGAGGTTCCTTATCTCACATGGAAGAGCTAATGGCGGTGAAGTTGTAGTAGCTCTGTTTGCTATCATCTTGAGTGGACT TGGACTTAATCAAGCAGCAACAAACTTCTATTCCTTTGAGCAAGGACGCATTGCTGCGTACAGACTATACGAAATGATCAGCCGTTCAACATCTACTGTAAACCAGGATGGCCACACCTTATCTTCAGTGCAAGGCAACATCGAGTTCCGCAATGTCTACTTCAGTTATCTGTCCCGACCAGAAATCCCCATCTTAAGTGGATTCTACCTTACAGTACCTGCTAGAAAGACTGTTGCTCTAGTAGGAAGAAATGGTTCAGGAAAAAGCAGCATAATTCCTCTAATGGAACGTTTCTATGACCCAACCTTAG GTGAAGTGCTTTTGGATGGGGAGAATATCAAGAATTTGAAGCTAGAGTGGTTAAGAAGCCAAATAGGACTTGTGACTCAGGAACCAGCTTTGTTGAGCTTGAGCATTAGGGAAAATATAGCATATGGCAGATCTGCCACAACTGACCAAATTGAAGAGGCGGCGAAAACAGCTCATGTGCATGCTTTCATCAGTTCACTAGAAAAAGGATATGAAACACAG GTTGGTCGGGCTGGCCTTTCTCTGACAGAAGAACAAAAGATAAAGCTTTCCATTGCTCGTGCTGTGCTCTCAAATCCATCAATTCTTCTACTGGATGAGGTCACTGGTGCTCTTGATTTCGAGGCTGAGAAAGCTGTTCAGGAAGCACTAGACATTTTAATGCTTGGGAGGTCTACCATCATCATAGCTCGGCGCCTGAGTCTTATCAGGAATGCTGATTATATAGCAGTAATGGAGGAAGGTCAACTTGTTGAGATGGGGACACATGAAGAATTGTTAAACCTCGATGGCCTTTATGCTGAACTTCTTAGGTGTGAAGAAGCAGCTAAACTTCCAAAGAG gacaccaaTCAGAAACTACAAAGAGCTGAGTTCCTTCCAAATTGAAAGGGATTCATCAGCAAGCCACAGCTTTCAAGAGTCGTCTTCTCCAAACATGTCAAAATCACCGTCACTTCAGAAAACACATGGTTTTCTCACGTTCCGAAATTCAGATGCCAATCATAACTCACATGAATCACCAAATATTCAAAGCCCCCCTGCAGAGCAAATGGCAGAAGCCAGACTTCCAATGGTTGCTTCTGAGAGAGCTCCATCCATCAAAAGGCAGGACAGTTTTGAAATGAAATTGCCTGATCTTCCCAAAATTGATGTCCCGCTGCACCGGCAGTCTTCAAATACGTCAGACCCAGAATCACCAATATCACCATTATTGACTTCTGATCCCAAAAATGAGCGCTCCCACTCGAAGACTTTCAGTCGCCCTCCTGATATATTTGATAGTTTCCACGCTGAGGATTCCAGGAAGCCACAAACAAAAGCACCATCTTTTTGGAGGCTTGCAGAGCTTAGTCTTGCAGAATATTTTTATGCTCTGTTAGGAAGTGCTGGTGCTGCTTGCTTTGGTTCATTTAATCCTCTTCTTGCTTATACGATATCTCTAATAGTAGTGGCGTACTACAAAATAGGTGTCCATGATGTACATGATGAAGTGAATAAGTACTGCTCATTCATTGTTGGCATGGGGATAATCACTGTACTAGCTAACTTTTTGCAGCACTTCTATTTTGGTATAATGGGAGAGAAAATGACTGAGCGTGTAAGAAGGATGATGTTTTCAG CAATTCTGCGCAATGAAGTTGGCTGGTTTGATGACGAAGACAATAGTGCAGACATATTGTCAATGAGACTTGCAAATGATGCAACATTTGTTCGCGCTGCTTTCAGCAACAGGCTTTCTATATTCATTCAGGACACATCTGCCATTTTTGTCGCACTTCTTCTTGGTATGTTACTACAATGGCGTGTTGCTCTTGTTGCACTGGCAACTTTGCCCATCCTTATCATTTCCGCGGTTGCACAG AAAATGTGGCTTTCTGGCTTTTCCAGGGGAATCCAGGAGATGCACAGGAAAGCTTCTTTGGTTCTTGAAGATGCTGTGAGGAATATCTATACTGTGGTGGCATTCTGTGCTGGTAACAAAATAATGGAACTTTATAGATTGCAGCTTGGAGATATTCTCACGAAAAGCTTTATTCATGGAATGGGCATTGGTGTTGCCTTTGGCTTCTCTCAGTTCCTTCTTTTCGCGTGCAATGCACTTCTGTTGTGGTATACAGCCGCTGCTGTGAAGGATGGACATCTTAGTTTGGTAACTGCTCTCAAAGAATACATTGTCTTCTCTTTTGCGACTTTTGCACTGGTGGAACCATTTGGCCTTGCCCCCTATATTCTGAAACGCCGGAAATCCCTGACCTCAGTATTTGAGATTATTGATCGTGTACCCAAGATTGATCCAGATGATGCCAGTGGCCTGAAACCCCCTAACGTGTATGGGAGCATTGAGTTCAGGAATGTTGATTTTTGCAATCCTACGCGCCCTGAGATGATGGTTTTGAGTAATTTTAGTCTCAGAGTCAATGGAGGACAAACTGTTGCCGTGGTAGGTGTATCAGGGTCTGGGAAGAGCACAATAGTTTCTTTGATAGAGAGGTTCTATGATCCAAATGCCGGGCAAGTTTTGTTGGATGGCCGTGATTTGAAATTGTTCAACTTGAGATGGCTGCGGAGTCACATGGGGCTGGTTCCTCAGGACCCTGTTACATTTTCGACAACCATAAGAGAAAACATAATATATGCAAGGCACAATGCAACCGAATCTGAGATGAAAGAAGCTGCCAGAATCGCGAATGCCCATCACTTCATTAGCAGCCTGCCTCATGGTTATGACACACATGTGGGAATGCGTGGGGTGGATTTGACTCCTGGGCAGAAGCAGCGGATTGCCATTGCTCGTGTGGTGTTGAAGAATGCACCCATTTTACTGCTTGATGAGGCCAGCTCTGCTATCGAATCTGAGTCGAGTAGAGTGGTCCAGGAAGCCCTTGACACCTTGATCATGGGGAACAAGACAACGGTTCTCATCGCACACAGGGCGGCGATGATGAAACATGTGGATAACATTGTCGTGTTGAATGGTGGTAGGATTGTCGAGCAGGGATATCATGATTCACTGGTGCAGTTGAATGCTTTGTATGTGAAGTTGATGCAACCTCACTTCAGCAAAGGGTTCCGTCAGCGTAGACTAATATAG